A window from bacterium encodes these proteins:
- a CDS encoding NAD-dependent epimerase/dehydratase family protein produces MTKHIRKPGILVTGANGEMGHGLLVRLAEIGTHHLIALDVHPLDESLQRLCSASITGDILEARLLERMQSEFEIHCVYHLAALLSTRAEFTPEAAHRVNVEGTLNLLKLAIEQSRWHGQVVKFMFPSSIAAYGLPSLAAKKSAGKVKEGEWTFPTTMYGCNKLYCEHLGRYYAHHYRQLAADTLSGGIDFRALRFPGLISAITVPSGGTSDYAPEMLHAAAQNKRYACFVREDVRIPFMAMPDAIAALLRLEAAPRPKLTHTVYNIASFNPSAGEIRARVLREFKNAQIDFLPDDKRQAIVDSWPEDVDDSAARRDWGWAPDYDEERAFSEYLIPGIKQRYRH; encoded by the coding sequence ATGACCAAACACATTCGCAAACCCGGTATTTTGGTGACCGGCGCCAACGGCGAGATGGGCCACGGCTTGCTCGTGCGCCTGGCCGAAATCGGCACGCATCATCTCATCGCGCTCGATGTGCATCCGCTGGATGAAAGCCTGCAACGGCTGTGCAGCGCCAGCATCACCGGCGACATTCTCGAGGCGCGGCTGCTGGAGCGCATGCAAAGTGAGTTCGAGATTCATTGCGTCTATCATCTCGCCGCGCTGCTTTCCACGCGGGCGGAATTCACCCCGGAAGCAGCGCATCGCGTCAACGTCGAGGGCACGCTCAATTTGCTCAAGCTGGCGATCGAACAATCCCGCTGGCACGGCCAGGTGGTCAAGTTCATGTTTCCGAGTTCGATCGCGGCCTATGGCCTGCCCAGTCTCGCCGCCAAAAAATCGGCCGGCAAAGTGAAAGAGGGCGAGTGGACTTTTCCAACCACGATGTACGGCTGCAACAAGCTTTACTGCGAGCATCTCGGCCGCTACTATGCCCACCACTACCGCCAGCTTGCCGCGGACACGCTCAGCGGCGGCATCGACTTTCGCGCGCTGCGCTTCCCCGGCTTGATCAGCGCGATCACCGTGCCCAGCGGCGGCACCAGCGACTACGCGCCCGAGATGCTGCATGCCGCGGCGCAGAACAAGCGCTACGCCTGTTTCGTGCGTGAAGACGTCCGCATTCCCTTCATGGCCATGCCGGATGCCATCGCGGCGCTGCTGCGGCTGGAGGCGGCGCCGCGGCCGAAGCTGACGCATACGGTTTACAACATCGCCAGCTTCAATCCGAGCGCCGGCGAGATCCGCGCGCGCGTGCTGCGCGAGTTCAAGAACGCGCAGATCGATTTTCTCCCGGATGACAAGCGCCAGGCCATCGTCGATTCCTGGCCGGAAGACGTGGACGATTCCGCCGCGCGCCGCGATTGGGGCTGGGCCCCCGATTATGATGAAGAGCGCGCCTTCAGCGAATACTTGATTCCGGGCATCAAGCAGCGCTACCGCCACTGA
- a CDS encoding SDR family oxidoreductase, with amino-acid sequence MFHPNLLQNKFALITGGGSGLGLTMAKRCAELGATIAICGRNADRLAKASQEIQKAGNGREAITFVCDVRDYDGVAAAIEALTAQHGLPDILVNNAAGNFLAATEDLSPGGFDAVLKIVLYGTFNCTQVLGKKWIAAQRRGSILNIVTTYAWNGSAFVVPSACAKAGVLAMTRSLAVEWAAYGIRLNAIAPGPFPTAGAWQRLLPTKEIEDKARQRIPAGRFGEHQELANLAVFLVAEGVDFITGEVVTIDGGEALAGAGQFSQFIQQDRQQLKRLLAMMRGK; translated from the coding sequence ATGTTCCATCCCAATCTGTTGCAGAACAAATTTGCCCTGATCACCGGCGGCGGTTCAGGTCTGGGCCTGACCATGGCCAAACGCTGCGCGGAACTGGGCGCGACGATCGCGATTTGTGGCCGCAACGCCGACCGGCTCGCAAAGGCCAGCCAGGAAATCCAAAAAGCCGGCAATGGCCGGGAAGCCATCACCTTCGTTTGCGACGTGCGGGACTATGACGGCGTCGCCGCGGCCATCGAGGCGCTCACTGCCCAACACGGCTTGCCGGACATTCTGGTGAACAATGCCGCCGGCAATTTTCTCGCCGCCACCGAAGACCTTTCCCCGGGCGGCTTCGATGCCGTGTTGAAGATCGTGCTTTACGGCACGTTCAATTGCACGCAGGTGTTGGGGAAAAAATGGATCGCCGCGCAACGCCGCGGCAGCATTCTCAACATCGTCACCACGTATGCCTGGAACGGCTCGGCGTTTGTCGTGCCCTCGGCCTGCGCCAAGGCCGGCGTGTTGGCGATGACGCGCTCGCTCGCCGTGGAGTGGGCGGCGTACGGCATTCGCTTGAATGCCATCGCGCCTGGCCCGTTTCCCACGGCGGGTGCGTGGCAGCGGCTGTTGCCCACCAAGGAAATCGAAGACAAGGCGCGGCAGCGCATTCCCGCCGGCAGATTCGGCGAGCATCAGGAATTGGCGAATTTGGCGGTGTTTCTGGTGGCGGAGGGCGTGGATTTCATTACCGGCGAAGTGGTGACGATCGACGGCGGTGAAGCGCTGGCCGGCGCCGGCCAGTTTTCGCAATTCATTCAGCAGGACCGGCAGCAACTCAAGCGCCTGCTGGCAATGATGCGCGGCAAGTGA
- a CDS encoding DUF3307 domain-containing protein: MDQLICHLMGDYVLQTDWMARTKISSLSAAIVHALVYSLPFTLITGFSWALLVIFATHVVIDRYRLASYIMRIKQWSWRGQNPLPPPPPEISTILLIVIDNTVHLTINYLSIKYLG; the protein is encoded by the coding sequence ATGGATCAACTCATTTGCCATTTGATGGGGGATTACGTACTGCAGACCGACTGGATGGCGCGCACCAAGATCTCCAGTCTCTCTGCCGCCATCGTGCATGCGCTGGTGTATTCCCTGCCGTTCACCCTCATCACCGGCTTCAGTTGGGCGCTGCTCGTCATCTTTGCCACCCACGTGGTGATCGACCGCTACCGGCTGGCGTCGTACATCATGCGTATCAAGCAGTGGTCGTGGCGCGGGCAGAACCCGCTGCCGCCGCCGCCGCCGGAAATCAGCACGATTTTACTCATCGTCATCGACAATACCGTTCATCTCACCATCAATTATCTATCCATCAAATATTTGGGCTGA
- a CDS encoding prolyl oligopeptidase family serine peptidase — protein MNRYGRFLLACSCALLLVSCTGQSPTAAASRVVAGVDFTALFAPPSQGEIETVLRDWESRKAPAQDFVEVAKATTYLGTGTATVRVVSHTVDGLKHYGLIIVPNGAAGHSLPVLVYTHGGEGGISVPEVLYIATVMNGTNAGRFVYVAPSFRSEPVDFYSREYVSAGPPSPWDRDVDDALALLEAALANTPAADPNRLGVLGVSRGACVAMLMAIRDPRLQLVVEFFGPTDFLGQFVQQVAEEALLGNPRDLPGLDYFNETLLLPLQAGTLTLAEARLELLRRSPVYFARRLPPLQLHHGTEDTVVPVSEGERLREVLQGLARPAADFDFNFYPGGQHHPATLPGSPERTQTFLARLLAGGV, from the coding sequence ATGAACAGATACGGCCGTTTCCTTCTGGCCTGTAGCTGCGCTCTGCTGCTGGTCTCCTGCACTGGCCAATCGCCCACGGCAGCCGCCAGCCGGGTGGTGGCAGGCGTCGATTTCACGGCGCTGTTTGCGCCGCCGAGCCAAGGTGAGATTGAGACGGTGTTGCGTGACTGGGAAAGCCGGAAAGCGCCGGCGCAAGATTTTGTGGAAGTGGCGAAGGCCACGACTTATCTCGGCACGGGAACGGCAACGGTACGAGTGGTCTCGCACACAGTGGATGGGCTGAAGCATTACGGCTTGATCATCGTTCCCAATGGCGCGGCCGGCCACAGCCTGCCGGTGTTGGTGTACACGCACGGCGGAGAAGGCGGCATCAGTGTGCCGGAGGTGCTTTACATCGCAACCGTCATGAATGGCACCAATGCCGGCCGGTTTGTTTATGTCGCGCCCTCGTTTCGTTCCGAGCCGGTGGACTTCTACTCGCGGGAATATGTTTCGGCGGGGCCGCCCAGTCCGTGGGATCGTGACGTCGATGATGCCCTGGCCTTGCTCGAGGCCGCGCTGGCCAACACGCCCGCCGCTGATCCCAACCGCCTGGGCGTGTTGGGTGTCAGCCGCGGCGCCTGCGTGGCGATGTTGATGGCAATTCGCGATCCTCGTCTGCAGCTCGTGGTGGAGTTTTTTGGGCCTACGGACTTTCTCGGCCAATTCGTGCAACAGGTGGCGGAAGAGGCGTTGCTGGGCAATCCCAGAGATCTGCCCGGTCTGGACTATTTCAATGAGACGCTGTTGTTGCCGCTGCAAGCCGGCACGCTGACGCTGGCCGAGGCTCGACTGGAATTGCTGCGCCGCTCGCCCGTCTATTTTGCCCGGCGGCTGCCGCCGTTGCAGTTGCATCACGGCACTGAGGACACCGTTGTGCCGGTGAGTGAGGGCGAGCGCCTGCGCGAGGTGTTGCAGGGCTTGGCGCGGCCGGCCGCTGATTTTGACTTCAACTTCTATCCCGGCGGCCAGCATCATCCCGCCACGTTGCCGGGCAGCCCGGAGCGCACGCAGACTTTCCTGGCGCGGCTGCTGGCGGGCGGAGTGTAG
- a CDS encoding DUF5706 domain-containing protein, with product MIDPPDENNDLTPKKKKKEKDRNRLKAKNADRAMDNMFRIVINTHLQLSAMADNKANMLITVSSLILSLSLVNFNDPTLQPTIVCMGLTCVATILLAVYATLPNLPPRVAKPDPHSAGFNIIFFGYFSQLEYPVFAQEMQKVINDRSRVYDSLARDLYNLGKVLGDRKYRFIRMSYLVFMVGLVISFVTLLASLATTPTVPIE from the coding sequence ATGATCGATCCTCCCGATGAGAACAACGATCTCACCCCGAAGAAAAAAAAGAAAGAAAAAGACCGGAACCGTCTCAAGGCCAAGAACGCCGATCGCGCGATGGACAACATGTTCCGCATCGTGATCAACACGCATCTGCAGCTCAGTGCGATGGCGGACAACAAGGCCAACATGTTGATTACCGTCAGCTCCTTGATTCTTTCCCTGTCGCTGGTGAATTTCAACGATCCCACTCTGCAGCCGACCATCGTCTGCATGGGGTTGACCTGCGTGGCCACGATTTTGCTGGCGGTTTATGCCACTCTGCCCAATCTGCCCCCGCGCGTGGCGAAGCCGGATCCCCACAGCGCGGGATTTAATATCATCTTTTTCGGATATTTCAGCCAGTTGGAGTATCCGGTTTTCGCGCAGGAAATGCAAAAAGTGATCAACGATCGCAGCCGCGTCTATGATTCCCTGGCGCGCGATCTCTACAATCTCGGCAAGGTGCTGGGCGACCGCAAATATCGCTTCATTCGCATGAGCTATCTGGTGTTCATGGTTGGCCTGGTGATCAGCTTCGTGACCCTGCTGGCCAGTTTGGCCACCACCCCCACGGTTCCGATCGAGTGA
- a CDS encoding PQQ-dependent sugar dehydrogenase, translating to MKPGFALPAMGLLLLFAPPISAQYQLEVAFPNLNFSRPVDLQHAGDGSNRLFVIEQTGVIRVFPNTTSVAAADTFLDIRGRVNDSGNEEGLLGLAFHPSYAANGYFYVNYTAANPRRTVIARYRVSANNPDRAEAASEFILLTINQPYENHNGGQLAFGPQDGYLYIGMGDGGSGGDPQNNGQDRRTLLGDMLRIDVDNPSAGRNYGIPADNPLVGNSSGYREEIFAWGFRNPWRFSFDAETGWLWLADVGQNSREEIDIVEKGKNYGWRIMEGKNCYDPPSGCNQSGLALPIWDYGRSSGASVTGGYVYRGTRVAPLAGAYVYGDFVSGRIWALRYDGVNPPDNSLLIDTNLSIAAFGLDQNKELYICAFDGRLYRFKAIPGTNIAEAPLPAATRLAQNYPNPFNPATLIRYALAQPGRVVLDIYNLKGERIKRLVQAQQEAGEHAVEWNGLNETGQRQASGIYFYRLQIGEGYVETRRMTFLK from the coding sequence ATGAAACCAGGATTCGCGCTGCCCGCGATGGGCCTGCTGCTGTTGTTCGCGCCGCCCATTTCTGCCCAATACCAATTGGAAGTTGCCTTTCCCAATTTGAACTTCAGCCGGCCGGTCGATCTGCAACACGCCGGCGACGGCAGCAACCGGCTGTTCGTGATCGAGCAAACCGGCGTGATTCGCGTTTTCCCCAACACCACCAGTGTGGCCGCCGCCGATACTTTCCTCGACATTCGCGGCCGGGTCAACGACAGCGGCAACGAGGAAGGTTTGCTCGGCCTCGCCTTTCACCCGAGCTACGCGGCCAACGGTTACTTCTACGTGAATTACACCGCCGCGAATCCGCGCCGCACGGTGATCGCGCGCTACCGCGTGAGTGCCAACAATCCCGACCGCGCCGAGGCCGCCAGTGAATTCATCCTGCTCACCATCAATCAGCCCTATGAAAATCACAACGGCGGACAGCTCGCCTTCGGGCCACAGGATGGTTACCTCTACATCGGCATGGGCGACGGCGGCTCGGGCGGTGACCCACAGAACAACGGCCAGGATCGCCGCACGCTGCTGGGCGACATGCTGCGCATCGACGTCGACAATCCTTCCGCCGGCCGCAATTACGGCATTCCCGCGGACAATCCCTTGGTGGGCAACTCCAGCGGCTATCGCGAGGAGATTTTCGCCTGGGGCTTCCGCAACCCCTGGCGCTTCAGCTTCGATGCCGAGACCGGCTGGCTCTGGCTGGCTGACGTGGGACAAAACAGCCGCGAAGAGATCGACATTGTGGAAAAAGGCAAGAACTACGGCTGGCGCATCATGGAAGGCAAGAATTGCTATGACCCGCCTTCAGGCTGCAATCAAAGCGGGCTGGCGTTGCCGATTTGGGATTATGGCCGCAGCAGCGGCGCTTCGGTGACCGGCGGCTATGTCTATCGCGGCACGCGCGTCGCGCCGCTCGCCGGGGCCTATGTCTATGGCGATTTCGTCTCCGGCCGCATTTGGGCGCTGCGCTATGACGGGGTGAATCCCCCCGACAACTCGCTGTTGATCGACACCAATCTCAGCATTGCGGCGTTTGGCCTGGATCAGAACAAGGAATTGTACATCTGCGCGTTTGACGGCCGCCTCTACCGCTTCAAGGCCATTCCTGGCACCAACATCGCGGAAGCGCCGTTGCCCGCTGCAACGCGGCTGGCGCAGAATTACCCCAACCCCTTCAATCCCGCCACTCTCATTCGCTATGCGCTGGCGCAACCGGGGAGGGTGGTGTTGGACATCTACAATCTCAAGGGCGAGCGGATCAAACGGCTGGTGCAGGCGCAACAAGAGGCAGGCGAGCATGCCGTCGAATGGAATGGCCTGAATGAGACGGGCCAGCGCCAGGCCAGCGGGATTTACTTCTATCGGCTGCAAATCGGCGAAGGCTACGTCGAAACGCGGCGCATGACTTTCTTGAAATAG
- a CDS encoding Gfo/Idh/MocA family oxidoreductase → MKTLTLDQADRKDALLQALLRQSIFQDVPSHLTRQITAAMFRSFGKGETLLQEGAPAENLVLILRGQVNIMRGQTFLVRRGPGEMIGEQGVIDQAPYSADAVAHDEVDALLIPAGLARELLHDYHFTLNIIKSLSGKLREATQEQAIRFAAEENMFAAFRSHVHPRVLDDLLAKGLEEYGAPRYIDCAILFCDMRSYTSLSLEAAPEAIVNELSRYLNAMIEVIHSHGGMIDKFIGDNVMAVWGFEPPHEGAAIKALDCALEMHEVAQKYSFGGQPIKIGTGLNYGTVFCGNVGNERKRQFTVLGQPVNLASRLEALSKMLDSPIVIGESFYNELPWPRQRLFAAHHDVEVRGVGTITCYSLRRELNSRKLVRWGLIGCGDVTEKKSGPAYRKAMHSDLVMVMRRDAAKCQDYARRHGIKLWTTSAEELINHPAVEAITIATPPHMHCHYARLAAAAGKPTIVEKPMARNYGECLQMLQAFEAAGVPLFVAYYRRAFQKFQHLRSVVSRGRLGAIKRVQLRYRRRFTPIDPQAVPWRFNPEIAGGGLLLDLGSHAINILQFLFEDAPWQIISAQVEPGLGPFDVEKSVAALVKIGNDITGDLLWDFAAEKPEDWVLITGERGEAEFSVFAERPYTITTRSAGWETYPFQAPEHVQQPFIQMVVNHLCYGTEAPSEGKSAASTSWVLDKILGRI, encoded by the coding sequence ATGAAGACCCTCACACTCGATCAGGCTGATCGCAAAGACGCGCTGCTGCAAGCGCTGTTGCGACAAAGTATTTTTCAAGACGTCCCTTCTCATCTCACCAGACAAATCACCGCCGCCATGTTCCGCTCGTTCGGCAAGGGCGAAACCCTCCTTCAAGAAGGCGCGCCGGCGGAAAATCTCGTGTTGATCCTGCGCGGCCAGGTCAACATCATGCGCGGGCAGACCTTCCTGGTGCGGCGCGGCCCTGGTGAGATGATCGGCGAGCAGGGCGTGATCGATCAAGCGCCCTACAGCGCGGACGCCGTTGCCCACGACGAAGTGGACGCCCTGTTGATTCCCGCCGGCTTGGCGCGCGAACTGTTGCACGACTATCACTTCACCCTCAACATCATCAAAAGCCTGTCTGGAAAATTGCGTGAAGCCACGCAGGAGCAAGCCATTCGCTTTGCCGCCGAGGAAAACATGTTTGCCGCTTTTCGCAGCCACGTGCATCCGCGCGTGCTCGATGATTTGCTCGCCAAAGGCCTGGAGGAATACGGCGCGCCGCGTTACATCGATTGCGCGATTCTGTTTTGTGACATGCGCTCCTACACTTCGCTTTCGCTGGAGGCGGCGCCGGAGGCCATTGTCAATGAGCTGAGCCGCTATCTCAATGCCATGATCGAAGTGATTCACAGCCACGGCGGCATGATCGACAAGTTCATCGGCGACAACGTCATGGCGGTGTGGGGCTTCGAACCGCCGCACGAAGGCGCAGCGATCAAGGCGCTCGATTGCGCGCTGGAAATGCACGAAGTGGCGCAGAAATACTCCTTCGGCGGCCAGCCCATCAAAATCGGCACGGGCTTGAACTACGGCACGGTGTTTTGCGGCAACGTCGGCAACGAGCGCAAGCGCCAGTTCACGGTGCTGGGCCAGCCGGTGAATCTCGCCTCGCGGCTGGAGGCGCTGAGCAAGATGCTGGATTCGCCGATCGTCATCGGTGAAAGCTTCTACAACGAGCTGCCCTGGCCGCGGCAGCGATTGTTTGCAGCGCATCACGACGTCGAGGTGCGTGGGGTCGGCACCATCACTTGTTACTCGCTGCGCCGCGAGCTGAACAGCCGCAAACTCGTGCGCTGGGGTTTGATCGGCTGCGGCGACGTCACGGAAAAAAAAAGTGGCCCGGCTTACCGCAAGGCGATGCACAGCGACCTGGTGATGGTGATGCGGCGTGATGCCGCCAAATGCCAGGACTATGCGCGGCGCCACGGCATCAAGCTGTGGACCACCTCCGCGGAGGAGTTGATCAATCATCCCGCGGTCGAGGCGATCACCATCGCCACGCCGCCGCATATGCACTGCCACTATGCCCGCCTGGCCGCGGCCGCCGGCAAACCCACCATCGTGGAAAAGCCGATGGCGCGCAACTATGGCGAATGCCTGCAAATGCTGCAGGCGTTCGAAGCCGCGGGCGTGCCGCTGTTCGTGGCCTATTATCGCCGCGCCTTTCAGAAGTTTCAGCATTTGCGCAGTGTGGTGAGCCGCGGCCGGTTGGGCGCCATCAAACGGGTGCAGTTGCGCTATCGCCGGCGCTTTACGCCCATTGATCCGCAGGCCGTGCCCTGGCGTTTCAATCCCGAAATTGCCGGCGGCGGCTTGCTGCTCGATCTCGGCAGCCATGCCATCAACATTTTGCAATTTTTGTTTGAAGATGCGCCGTGGCAAATCATCTCAGCGCAGGTTGAGCCGGGCTTGGGGCCGTTCGATGTCGAGAAAAGCGTTGCAGCGCTGGTCAAGATCGGCAATGACATTACCGGTGATTTGTTGTGGGATTTTGCCGCGGAGAAGCCGGAGGACTGGGTGTTGATCACCGGCGAGCGCGGCGAGGCGGAGTTCAGCGTATTTGCCGAGCGGCCTTACACCATCACCACGCGCAGCGCGGGCTGGGAGACCTACCCGTTTCAAGCGCCCGAGCACGTGCAGCAGCCGTTCATTCAAATGGTGGTGAATCATCTCTGCTACGGCACCGAAGCGCCCTCGGAGGGCAAGTCGGCGGCCTCGACAAGCTGGGTCCTGGACAAGATTTTGGGGCGAATCTGA
- the malQ gene encoding 4-alpha-glucanotransferase — MIFSRSSGVLLHPTSLPGRLGLGDLGAAAYAFVDALAEMSQQLWQVLPLGPTGYANSPYQSFSAFAGNPLLISLEKLVEENWLPPARLAEAPVFPAARVDYGRVIQHRLPLLREAAANFQAQAATFEKKAFEEFCASQRAWLEEYALFMALKEVHALRPWTTWPADLIRRQRKALQHWRRELAGEIYCQKFFQFQFFKQWAELKAYARARGLQIIGDIPIFVAHDSAEVWSHPELFHLDEQGQPTVVAGVPPDYFSATGQLWGNPIYRWERMAETGFAWWIERFRATLQLVDYIRLDHFRGFEKHWEIPAGEKTAINGTWVEGPGARFFEAVLAALGQLPLIAEDLGVITPEVETLRDQFGFPGMKVLQFAFGHDERVVRGLIDGFPENAVIYTGTHDNDTTLGWFQNPGGRQPEEFEAERVTVRKFLQNDDSQINWELIEVAMKSACRAAIIPLQDLLSLSSEGRMNLPGTTEANWEWRFTADMLTAEIRARFKAMTMQYGRA, encoded by the coding sequence GTGATTTTTTCCCGATCCAGCGGTGTACTGCTGCATCCGACTTCGCTGCCCGGCCGTTTGGGCCTCGGCGATCTCGGTGCCGCGGCATATGCTTTCGTCGACGCATTGGCAGAAATGTCGCAACAGTTGTGGCAGGTGCTGCCCCTGGGCCCCACCGGTTACGCGAATTCACCTTATCAATCCTTCTCGGCCTTTGCCGGCAATCCGCTCCTGATCAGTCTGGAAAAGCTGGTTGAAGAAAACTGGCTGCCGCCGGCACGTCTCGCGGAAGCGCCGGTCTTTCCTGCCGCGCGCGTTGATTATGGCCGGGTGATTCAGCACCGGCTGCCGTTGCTGCGTGAGGCCGCCGCGAACTTTCAAGCGCAGGCCGCCACCTTCGAAAAGAAAGCTTTCGAAGAATTCTGCGCAAGCCAGCGCGCCTGGCTGGAAGAGTATGCGCTATTCATGGCGCTCAAGGAAGTGCACGCGCTGCGACCGTGGACCACTTGGCCGGCCGACTTGATCCGCCGGCAGCGCAAAGCGCTGCAGCATTGGCGCCGCGAGCTGGCCGGTGAAATCTATTGCCAAAAGTTTTTTCAATTCCAATTCTTCAAGCAGTGGGCGGAGTTGAAGGCGTATGCGCGCGCGCGCGGCCTCCAGATCATCGGCGACATTCCCATCTTTGTCGCGCATGACAGCGCCGAGGTCTGGTCGCATCCGGAGTTGTTTCACCTCGACGAGCAGGGCCAGCCCACCGTGGTCGCGGGCGTGCCGCCGGATTATTTCAGCGCCACCGGCCAGTTGTGGGGCAATCCGATTTATCGCTGGGAGCGCATGGCGGAAACCGGCTTTGCCTGGTGGATCGAGCGCTTTCGCGCCACGCTGCAGCTTGTGGATTACATCCGCCTGGATCACTTTCGCGGCTTTGAGAAGCACTGGGAAATTCCCGCGGGTGAGAAGACCGCGATCAACGGCACGTGGGTGGAAGGCCCGGGCGCGCGCTTTTTTGAGGCCGTGCTCGCGGCGCTCGGCCAACTGCCCCTCATTGCGGAGGATTTGGGCGTCATCACCCCGGAAGTGGAAACGCTGCGCGATCAGTTCGGTTTTCCCGGCATGAAGGTGTTGCAGTTCGCCTTTGGGCATGATGAACGAGTGGTGCGCGGCCTGATCGACGGCTTTCCCGAGAACGCCGTCATCTACACCGGCACGCATGACAACGACACCACGCTGGGCTGGTTTCAGAATCCCGGCGGCCGCCAGCCGGAGGAATTCGAAGCGGAACGTGTCACCGTCAGGAAGTTTTTGCAGAATGACGACAGTCAGATCAACTGGGAATTGATCGAAGTGGCGATGAAATCAGCCTGCCGCGCCGCCATCATTCCGCTGCAGGATTTGCTCAGCCTGAGCTCCGAAGGCCGGATGAATCTGCCCGGCACCACCGAGGCCAATTGGGAGTGGCGCTTTACCGCCGACATGCTGACCGCGGAAATCCGCGCACGGTTCAAGGCCATGACCATGCAATACGGCCGCGCCTGA
- a CDS encoding tetratricopeptide repeat protein, whose translation MKNFPGRLGGPAMLLVLATGLQIGCGEAHLRRGRAALNRGEFERAAQEFLTAAQNSPRDAVRFRELGVAYFHLRDLEHALAALERARRLQPDDGRTLFFLGYVHEQQGKYAEALAAYGAYRPRPLFDPLARQLQARMSRISLQLAEQEIQRALHDEQSRALARPATNTVAVLYFRNVSERAEWNPLLKGLAAVLTTDLGKVNKLRLVERTKLEVLLNEISASPAQLYDGFTAPRAGRILGAERVVIGGATALGTSSLQLDAGIIQSSTSELVAKTVRVSGRLSDILQLEKQLAFALIQQLGIKLSVSEREAIQVLPTESTLAFVAFCRGLDFADSLKIPQAQAAFTEALRLDPGFHAARQQLEVIATPVASEAQLLALAQLDPAAARQQRHLEATTETLQGPPVFIAPLIPPASTGRIVVSGKIPN comes from the coding sequence TTGAAGAATTTCCCGGGCAGGCTTGGCGGGCCGGCCATGCTGCTGGTGCTGGCGACAGGGCTGCAGATCGGCTGCGGCGAAGCGCATTTGCGCAGAGGCCGGGCGGCACTCAACCGCGGCGAATTCGAACGCGCGGCGCAGGAATTCCTGACCGCCGCGCAAAACAGCCCGCGCGACGCCGTGCGTTTTCGTGAATTGGGCGTAGCCTATTTTCACCTGCGTGATCTTGAGCACGCACTCGCGGCGCTGGAACGCGCCCGCCGGCTGCAACCCGATGACGGCCGCACGCTCTTTTTCCTGGGCTACGTGCACGAGCAACAGGGCAAGTATGCCGAGGCGCTGGCGGCCTATGGCGCCTATCGGCCGCGGCCGCTGTTCGATCCCCTCGCCCGGCAATTGCAGGCGCGCATGAGCCGGATTTCCCTGCAACTCGCGGAGCAGGAGATTCAACGGGCGCTGCACGACGAACAGTCGCGCGCGCTGGCGCGGCCGGCGACCAACACCGTGGCCGTGCTTTATTTCCGCAATGTTTCGGAACGCGCCGAGTGGAACCCGCTGCTCAAAGGCCTGGCGGCCGTGCTCACCACGGATTTGGGCAAGGTCAACAAGCTGCGCCTGGTCGAACGCACCAAGCTGGAAGTGCTGCTCAATGAAATTTCCGCCTCGCCGGCGCAGTTGTATGACGGCTTCACGGCGCCGCGCGCCGGCCGCATTCTGGGCGCGGAGCGCGTGGTCATCGGCGGCGCCACGGCGCTGGGCACGTCCAGTCTGCAGTTGGATGCCGGCATCATTCAATCTTCCACCAGTGAGTTGGTGGCCAAAACCGTGCGCGTCAGCGGCCGCCTGAGCGACATTCTGCAGCTCGAAAAGCAGCTCGCCTTCGCGCTGATTCAGCAGCTCGGCATCAAACTGAGCGTGAGCGAGCGCGAGGCCATTCAGGTCCTGCCCACTGAAAGCACACTGGCCTTCGTGGCCTTCTGCCGCGGCCTGGATTTCGCCGACAGCCTGAAGATTCCCCAAGCGCAAGCCGCCTTCACGGAAGCGCTGCGACTGGATCCCGGTTTTCACGCTGCCCGGCAGCAGTTGGAGGTGATCGCGACGCCGGTGGCGAGTGAAGCGCAGTTGCTGGCGCTTGCGCAGCTCGATCCCGCGGCAGCGCGTCAGCAGCGCCATTTGGAGGCCACCACCGAAACGCTGCAAGGTCCGCCGGTGTTCATCGCGCCATTGATTCCACCGGCCAGCACCGGCCGGATTGTGGTGAGCGGAAAAATTCCAAACTAA